One stretch of Synechococcus sp. UW179A DNA includes these proteins:
- a CDS encoding histidine kinase yields MGGIDPTPRQQLTLLLVAGRHHLSSGDLRSLIQFLEQEDCGFDVTLQLADPVEHPELLELHRLVVTPALVKLQPMPKQVFAGSSIFQQLRGWVPRWQQDEVVSGLGLSLKPTELDGSRTQRELQLEDQLLVLRQENETLIDRLQSQERLLRMVAHELRTPLTAATLALQSQQLGQIDFNRFRDVLKRRLDEIALLSKDLLEVGSTRWEALFNPQRLDLASIAAEAILELEKLWLGRDVTINTDIPADLPLVFADQRRMRQVLLNLLENALKYTQDGGTIALAMVHRTSQWVQVSVSDSGPGIPEAEQQRIFLDRVRLPQTSGGTSGFGVGLSVCRRIVEVHGGRIWVVSEPGKGACFTFNVPVWQGQGQENLITALTEGQSEP; encoded by the coding sequence GTGGGCGGGATCGATCCCACACCACGTCAGCAGCTGACTCTGCTCCTGGTCGCAGGTCGTCACCATCTCTCCAGCGGGGATCTGCGTTCGCTGATCCAGTTTCTGGAACAGGAGGACTGCGGATTTGACGTGACACTCCAGTTAGCTGATCCTGTCGAGCACCCGGAACTGCTGGAACTTCACCGGTTGGTTGTCACACCTGCCCTGGTGAAGCTGCAACCCATGCCAAAGCAGGTCTTTGCAGGAAGCAGCATTTTCCAGCAACTTCGCGGCTGGGTACCTCGATGGCAGCAGGATGAGGTCGTGAGCGGACTGGGCCTGAGCCTGAAGCCCACAGAACTCGACGGGAGTCGTACCCAGCGTGAGCTGCAACTGGAGGATCAGTTATTGGTTCTGCGGCAGGAGAATGAAACGCTGATTGATCGCCTGCAATCTCAAGAACGCCTTCTGAGAATGGTGGCCCACGAACTTCGCACGCCCCTAACAGCAGCGACGCTGGCACTGCAGAGCCAGCAACTGGGTCAGATTGATTTCAATCGATTCCGCGACGTCCTGAAGCGACGCCTCGACGAGATCGCCCTACTCTCCAAAGATCTGCTGGAAGTGGGAAGCACACGCTGGGAAGCTCTTTTCAACCCCCAGCGACTGGATTTGGCCAGCATTGCCGCAGAAGCCATCCTTGAACTGGAAAAGCTCTGGCTCGGCAGGGACGTAACCATCAACACCGACATTCCGGCAGATCTGCCGCTCGTCTTCGCAGATCAGCGGCGCATGCGTCAGGTGCTGCTCAATCTTTTGGAGAACGCGCTCAAATACACCCAGGACGGCGGCACGATTGCACTGGCCATGGTGCATCGCACCAGTCAATGGGTGCAGGTGAGTGTCAGCGACAGCGGTCCTGGCATCCCAGAAGCAGAACAACAACGCATTTTTCTAGACCGTGTGCGACTTCCCCAAACCTCAGGAGGAACATCTGGCTTTGGAGTAGGGCTCTCCGTTTGCCGACGAATCGTTGAGGTTCATGGTGGACGCATCTGGGTTGTCTCAGAACCAGGAAAAGGAGCCTGCTTCACCTTCAATGTGCCTGTCTGGCAAGGACAAGGACAGGAGAACTTGATCACTGCCTTGACGGAGGGTCAGTCGGAACCGTAA
- a CDS encoding FAD-binding oxidoreductase, with the protein MRVSSAGTSSYNERMFTLVVVWLQAGKHLRSEERITVSYDRLQTTVQTINGRGGRIQSVIPNNEPIHVGAQATKATNAKAVAAKASSSKASASKGSAKQAEKSVAAKAPAKPASKAAASKAPTKPVTKVDASKAPAKSAHQSVPVNLYKPKTPFVGTVLGNYSLLQEGAIGRVQHITFDLSGGDPHLEYVEGQSIGIIPEGTDAKGKPHKLRLYSIASTRHGDDMAGQTVSLCVRQLEYQNEAGEEIKGVCSTYLCDINPGDKVKITGPVGKEMLLPEDEEANVIMFATGTGIAPMRTYLRRMFEATERDKNGWTFRGKAWLFMGAPKTPNLLYDDDFEKYQEEFPDNFRYTKAISREQKNTKGGRMYIQDRVLEHSDEIFSMIEDPKTHVYMCGLRGMEPGIDEAMTAAAASKGLDWAELRPQLKKADRWHVETY; encoded by the coding sequence ATGCGTGTCAGCTCGGCGGGTACCAGCAGCTACAACGAACGGATGTTCACGCTGGTCGTTGTCTGGCTGCAGGCCGGCAAACACCTTCGATCAGAAGAGCGAATCACCGTCTCCTACGACCGCCTGCAAACCACTGTTCAAACCATTAATGGCAGAGGTGGCCGGATTCAGTCTGTGATTCCAAACAATGAGCCGATTCACGTAGGTGCGCAGGCTACAAAAGCTACAAATGCTAAGGCTGTTGCTGCCAAGGCTTCTTCCTCAAAGGCTTCCGCCTCCAAGGGTTCAGCCAAGCAGGCTGAAAAATCGGTAGCCGCAAAGGCTCCCGCAAAGCCTGCTTCCAAAGCAGCTGCATCCAAAGCTCCCACCAAGCCTGTAACCAAAGTGGATGCTTCCAAGGCTCCTGCAAAGTCCGCTCACCAATCGGTTCCTGTCAATCTCTACAAGCCCAAAACTCCTTTCGTCGGAACCGTTCTCGGCAATTACAGCCTTCTGCAAGAAGGGGCTATTGGACGCGTTCAGCACATCACATTCGACCTCAGTGGTGGTGACCCCCACCTCGAGTACGTCGAAGGGCAGTCGATCGGCATCATCCCCGAAGGAACTGACGCAAAAGGCAAGCCCCACAAGCTTCGTCTCTACTCAATTGCCAGTACTCGCCATGGAGATGACATGGCAGGCCAGACTGTTTCCCTCTGCGTCCGACAGCTCGAATACCAGAACGAAGCCGGCGAAGAAATCAAGGGTGTGTGCTCCACCTATCTCTGCGACATCAACCCTGGAGACAAAGTCAAGATCACAGGCCCAGTAGGCAAAGAGATGCTTCTTCCTGAGGATGAGGAAGCCAATGTGATCATGTTTGCTACTGGTACCGGCATCGCCCCAATGCGGACCTATCTGCGCCGCATGTTTGAAGCCACTGAACGTGACAAAAATGGTTGGACGTTCCGAGGCAAAGCGTGGCTTTTCATGGGTGCTCCGAAGACTCCTAACCTCCTTTATGACGACGATTTCGAGAAATATCAGGAGGAGTTTCCTGACAACTTCCGCTACACAAAAGCGATCAGTCGCGAGCAGAAAAACACCAAGGGCGGTCGCATGTACATCCAAGACCGTGTCCTGGAGCACTCCGATGAAATCTTCTCGATGATCGAAGATCCCAAGACGCATGTCTACATGTGTGGTCTGCGTGGAATGGAACCCGGCATCGATGAGGCCATGACAGCTGCTGCAGCCTCCAAGGGGTTGGACTGGGCAGAGCTACGTCCTCAGCTGAAGAAAGCTGACCGTTGGCACGTCGAGACTTATTGA
- a CDS encoding SRPBCC family protein: MNFADSLPTLQRATRGRQQTIEQTIERLPQGVRRLAVQLRTDQTVDHLWQVLTDYEGLSKFIPNLSSSKLIERAGNRVTLAQVGSQQLVLGLKFSAEVKLELMEHRPEGLLQFRMLKGDFRRFEGAWRLQAVPDQTLVLYELTVQGCLGMPIALIEQRLRQDLNDNLLAVEQETIRRFTEA; this comes from the coding sequence TTGAACTTCGCCGACTCCTTGCCGACTCTTCAGCGAGCAACCAGAGGCCGTCAGCAGACGATTGAGCAGACCATCGAGCGTCTGCCTCAGGGCGTTCGTCGCTTGGCTGTTCAGCTGCGAACCGATCAGACAGTGGACCACCTTTGGCAGGTGCTCACTGACTACGAAGGACTTAGCAAATTCATCCCCAATCTCAGCAGCAGCAAGCTGATTGAGCGTGCTGGAAATCGAGTGACTCTCGCTCAGGTCGGCAGTCAGCAACTGGTTTTAGGCCTCAAATTCTCGGCTGAAGTGAAGCTTGAACTCATGGAGCATCGTCCAGAAGGATTGCTCCAGTTCAGAATGTTGAAAGGTGATTTTCGTCGTTTCGAAGGCGCTTGGCGTTTGCAGGCTGTTCCTGATCAAACTCTTGTGCTGTACGAGCTCACAGTTCAGGGATGTCTGGGAATGCCAATTGCACTGATCGAACAACGTCTGCGGCAAGACCTCAATGACAACCTTCTCGCGGTTGAGCAAGAAACTATCCGACGTTTCACTGAGGCCTAA
- the zwf gene encoding glucose-6-phosphate dehydrogenase yields the protein MSATMTNPLRVGLRQERVIAPQCLVIFGASGDLTHRKLVPALFELFKQRRLPSEFALLGCARRPWSDEEFRQKMAEAMETTVNENRAAWEQFSAGMFYEPVDLQKPEDLVKLGHRLDEIDRLRATRSNRTFYLSVSPKFYGSGCRALADAGLLKDPQRSRVVIEKPFGRDYGSAQNLNRVVQSCGQENQIFRIDHYLGKETVQNIMVLRFANTIFEPIWNRNYISSVQITAAETVGVEERAGYYETSGALRDMVQNHLTQMLAITAMETPGRFDPEAIRSEKAKVLQAARLADENEPWNCCIRGQYGPGGTQDSPLPGYRQEHGVDANSTTETYVAMKLFIDNWRWQGVPFYVRTGKRLPKRLSEVVLTFREAPVHLFDAAGGGPTANQLVLRIQPDEGAEFRFEVKSPGSGMRSRPVEMEFSYDESFGEPSDEGYVRLLADAMLGDPTLFTRSDEVEAAWRLYTPLLELIEDSPWQLPIHPYESRTWGPAASDALLARDGLLWRRP from the coding sequence ATGAGCGCAACGATGACAAACCCGCTGAGGGTCGGCCTGCGTCAGGAGCGAGTGATCGCCCCCCAATGCTTGGTGATCTTCGGCGCAAGTGGTGACCTCACGCATCGCAAGTTGGTGCCAGCGTTGTTCGAGCTGTTTAAACAGCGCCGCCTGCCAAGTGAATTCGCATTGCTGGGATGTGCCCGACGCCCATGGAGTGATGAGGAATTCCGCCAAAAGATGGCAGAAGCCATGGAAACCACGGTCAATGAAAACCGTGCGGCCTGGGAACAGTTCTCAGCAGGAATGTTCTACGAACCGGTGGATCTTCAGAAACCTGAAGATCTGGTGAAGCTCGGTCACCGACTCGACGAGATCGACAGATTGCGAGCCACCCGCAGCAATCGCACCTTCTACTTATCAGTTTCTCCGAAGTTTTATGGCAGCGGTTGCCGTGCTCTGGCCGACGCAGGCTTGCTGAAGGATCCGCAACGTAGTCGTGTTGTGATTGAAAAGCCCTTCGGCAGGGATTACGGCAGTGCTCAGAACCTGAATCGAGTCGTACAGAGCTGTGGACAAGAAAATCAGATCTTCCGCATTGACCACTATCTGGGCAAGGAAACAGTCCAGAACATCATGGTTCTGAGATTTGCCAACACCATCTTCGAACCGATCTGGAATCGGAACTACATCTCAAGTGTTCAGATCACAGCTGCTGAAACGGTCGGAGTTGAGGAACGGGCCGGCTACTACGAAACATCAGGAGCCCTCAGGGACATGGTGCAGAACCACCTGACCCAGATGCTGGCGATCACAGCCATGGAAACGCCTGGGCGCTTTGATCCTGAAGCGATCCGCAGTGAAAAGGCGAAGGTTCTTCAGGCAGCACGGCTGGCAGATGAAAACGAACCCTGGAACTGCTGCATCCGTGGTCAGTATGGCCCGGGTGGGACCCAGGACTCACCCTTGCCCGGCTACCGCCAGGAGCATGGTGTGGATGCCAACAGCACGACAGAAACCTATGTGGCGATGAAACTTTTCATCGACAACTGGCGGTGGCAGGGCGTGCCCTTTTATGTGCGCACAGGCAAACGACTGCCCAAGCGCCTCAGCGAAGTGGTGCTCACCTTCAGGGAAGCACCGGTACATCTTTTTGATGCCGCCGGAGGAGGTCCAACCGCCAATCAACTGGTGTTGAGAATTCAGCCCGATGAAGGTGCTGAATTCCGTTTTGAAGTGAAGTCTCCGGGTTCCGGAATGCGTAGCCGACCTGTCGAGATGGAATTTTCCTACGACGAATCGTTCGGAGAACCATCCGATGAAGGCTATGTCCGCCTGCTGGCCGACGCCATGCTCGGCGATCCCACGCTGTTCACTCGCAGTGATGAGGTGGAGGCAGCCTGGCGTCTCTATACCCCTCTTCTGGAGCTGATTGAAGACAGCCCCTGGCAGCTACCGATCCACCCCTATGAGTCAAGAACTTGGGGGCCCGCTGCATCTGATGCTCTTCTTGCCCGTGATGGCTTGCTCTGGCGTCGTCCCTGA